A stretch of Natronococcus sp. CG52 DNA encodes these proteins:
- a CDS encoding response regulator transcription factor: MAADNVSVLIVEDEPELAELYASWLEDRCRVETAHDGTEAVEAIDEAFDVVLLDRRIPGQSGTTVLDAIRDRELELRVAMVTAAEPDPDSVDTEFDDYLLKPVSRNELRNSIDQLLLRRAYDEQLREFFTLASKKAMLVSRKSEAELQSSQEYAELEDRLAVLRVQVDETRAELLERTGYRQLYQEIARIPTCPD; the protein is encoded by the coding sequence ATGGCTGCCGACAACGTATCCGTACTGATCGTCGAAGACGAGCCCGAACTCGCCGAGCTATACGCATCCTGGCTCGAGGATCGGTGTCGCGTCGAGACGGCACACGACGGGACCGAGGCGGTCGAGGCGATCGACGAGGCGTTCGACGTGGTCTTGCTCGACAGACGGATCCCAGGCCAGTCGGGGACGACCGTGCTCGACGCGATCCGGGACCGCGAACTGGAGTTACGGGTGGCGATGGTAACCGCGGCCGAACCCGACCCGGATAGCGTCGACACGGAATTCGACGACTACCTCCTCAAGCCGGTGTCCAGGAACGAACTCCGGAACAGTATCGATCAGTTGCTGTTGCGACGCGCCTACGACGAACAGTTACGGGAGTTTTTCACCCTCGCTTCGAAGAAGGCGATGCTGGTTAGCCGGAAGAGCGAGGCCGAACTGCAATCGAGCCAGGAGTACGCCGAACTCGAGGACCGGCTCGCGGTGCTCCGCGTCCAGGTCGACGAGACCCGGGCGGAACTGCTCGAGCGGACCGGCTACCGGCAGCTCTACCAGGAGATCGCCCGGATCCCCACGTGCCCGGACTGA
- the purL gene encoding phosphoribosylformylglycinamidine synthase subunit PurL: protein MSLADSDRELVVSELGREPTPAEAALFENLWSEHCAYRSSRPLLSAFDSEGEQVVVGPGDDAAVVALPGSEDGNTYITMGIESHNHPSYVDPFDGAATGVGGIVRDTLSMGAYPIALADSLYFGEFDREHSKYLLEGVVEGISHYGNCIGVPTVAGSVDFHPDYEGNPLVNVACVGLTNEERLVTAEAQEPGNELVLVGNGTGRDGLGGASFASEDLAEDAETEDRPAVQVGDPYAEKLLIEANEVLVDESLIQSARDLGAAGLGGASSELVAKGGLGARIELERVHQREPNMNALEILLAESQERMCYEVEPENVERVREIAERFDLGCSVIGEVTEENYVCTFRDETVVDVDASFLGEGAPMNDLETEEPTEPETDLPDADLEDAFETVVSSPNTASKRWIYRQYDHEVGVRTSVGPGDDAAIIAIREASAERGSADESSGGNRETGRGLAISSGAAPNWTTTAPREGARAIALENATNIAAKGATPLAAVDCLNGGNPEKPDVYGGFTGIVDGLAEMCETLSTPVVGGNVSLYNDSVAGPIPPTPTLAMVGTKDGYDAPPLSVESDGDLLLVGDLGLESDDCRLGGSEYLAQFEGSDRFPTLPNEPAAVVEALAAVANDDSTLAVHDVSHGGLAVALAEMVTADAGLEVSLPGGDSAGALFHEQPGRALIQTEDPATVREAFEDVAPVFDLGSATADGTLEISVGDRTIATDAAAIADRRATIERELE, encoded by the coding sequence ATGAGTCTTGCCGATTCGGACCGCGAACTCGTCGTTTCCGAGCTCGGGCGAGAGCCGACGCCGGCCGAGGCGGCGCTGTTCGAGAACCTCTGGAGCGAACACTGCGCGTACCGCTCCTCGAGACCGCTGCTGTCGGCGTTCGACAGCGAGGGCGAGCAGGTCGTCGTCGGGCCGGGTGACGACGCGGCGGTCGTCGCACTGCCCGGGAGCGAGGACGGGAACACGTACATCACGATGGGAATCGAGAGCCACAACCACCCCTCCTACGTGGACCCGTTCGACGGCGCCGCCACGGGCGTCGGCGGGATCGTCCGAGACACGCTCTCGATGGGCGCCTACCCGATCGCGCTCGCGGACTCGCTGTACTTCGGCGAGTTCGACCGCGAGCACTCGAAGTACCTCCTCGAGGGCGTCGTCGAGGGCATCAGCCACTACGGCAACTGTATCGGCGTGCCGACGGTCGCGGGCAGCGTCGATTTCCACCCCGACTACGAGGGGAACCCGCTGGTGAACGTCGCCTGCGTCGGCCTCACGAACGAGGAGCGCCTCGTCACCGCCGAAGCACAGGAGCCCGGCAACGAGCTGGTGCTCGTCGGCAACGGCACCGGCCGCGACGGACTCGGCGGTGCGAGCTTCGCCAGCGAGGATCTCGCGGAAGATGCCGAGACCGAGGACCGTCCCGCGGTCCAGGTCGGCGACCCCTACGCGGAAAAGCTGCTCATCGAGGCCAACGAGGTCCTCGTCGACGAGAGCCTGATCCAGTCCGCTCGTGACCTCGGTGCCGCCGGCCTCGGCGGCGCCTCGAGCGAACTGGTCGCCAAGGGCGGCCTCGGTGCCCGCATCGAACTCGAGCGCGTCCACCAGCGCGAACCGAACATGAACGCCCTGGAGATCCTGCTGGCGGAGTCCCAGGAGCGGATGTGCTACGAGGTCGAACCGGAGAACGTCGAGCGCGTCCGCGAGATCGCAGAGCGGTTCGACCTGGGCTGTTCGGTCATCGGCGAGGTGACCGAGGAGAACTATGTGTGTACCTTCCGGGACGAGACCGTCGTCGACGTCGACGCCTCCTTCCTCGGCGAGGGCGCGCCGATGAACGACCTCGAGACCGAGGAGCCGACCGAACCCGAGACCGACCTTCCCGATGCGGATCTCGAGGACGCGTTCGAGACGGTCGTCTCGAGCCCGAACACGGCCTCGAAGCGGTGGATCTACCGCCAGTACGACCACGAGGTCGGCGTCCGGACCAGCGTGGGGCCGGGCGACGACGCGGCGATTATCGCGATTCGAGAGGCGAGCGCGGAGCGCGGCTCCGCGGACGAGTCGAGCGGTGGTAACCGCGAGACCGGACGAGGTCTCGCAATTTCGTCGGGCGCCGCGCCGAACTGGACGACGACCGCACCCCGGGAGGGGGCTCGAGCGATCGCCCTCGAGAACGCGACGAACATCGCGGCCAAGGGCGCGACGCCGCTGGCCGCCGTCGACTGCCTGAACGGCGGCAACCCAGAGAAGCCGGACGTCTACGGCGGTTTCACTGGAATCGTCGACGGCCTCGCCGAGATGTGCGAGACGCTCTCGACGCCGGTCGTCGGCGGAAACGTCTCGCTGTACAACGACTCCGTCGCGGGGCCGATCCCGCCGACGCCGACGCTCGCGATGGTCGGCACGAAGGACGGCTACGACGCGCCGCCGCTGTCGGTCGAATCCGACGGCGATCTGCTGCTCGTCGGCGATCTCGGCCTCGAGTCGGACGACTGCCGGCTGGGCGGCTCCGAGTACCTCGCGCAGTTCGAGGGTAGCGACCGGTTCCCGACTCTTCCGAACGAGCCCGCCGCCGTCGTCGAGGCGCTCGCTGCCGTCGCGAACGACGACTCGACGCTCGCGGTCCACGACGTCAGTCACGGCGGGTTAGCTGTCGCACTCGCCGAGATGGTCACCGCGGACGCGGGTCTCGAGGTCTCGCTTCCCGGCGGCGACTCGGCGGGCGCGCTGTTCCACGAACAGCCGGGTCGCGCGCTGATCCAGACCGAGGACCCCGCGACCGTCCGCGAGGCGTTCGAGGACGTCGCACCGGTCTTCGACCTCGGGAGCGCGACGGCCGACGGAACGCTCGAGATCAGCGTCGGCGACCGGACGATCGCGACCGACGCGGCCGCCATCGCCGACCGGCGCGCGACGATCGAACGCGAACTCGAGTAG
- a CDS encoding PHP domain-containing protein, which produces MLSVELHVHSSLSYDGRDSVDLILEQAEAVGLDAIAVTDHDEISASLEAAERAPDYGLVGIPAIEISSKAGHILGLGVEEAIAPGLTYERTLEEIRSQGGLAVIPHPFQESRHGVMARISREELAEADAIEVYNSRLFTGRANRQAKRFATSRDLPMTAGSDAHISEMVGQAVTRVDADEGSADAILEAVREGKTSVEGKRTPWHISFRQFSGGVTRRIRNTVLGLLR; this is translated from the coding sequence GTGCTGTCGGTCGAACTCCACGTCCACTCGTCGCTGTCCTACGACGGACGCGACTCCGTCGATCTCATCCTCGAGCAGGCCGAAGCCGTCGGACTCGACGCGATCGCCGTGACGGATCACGACGAGATCAGCGCGAGTCTCGAGGCCGCCGAACGCGCGCCCGACTACGGACTGGTCGGCATTCCCGCGATCGAAATCTCGAGCAAGGCGGGACACATCCTCGGCCTCGGCGTCGAGGAAGCGATCGCGCCGGGACTCACCTACGAGCGAACCCTCGAGGAGATCCGATCCCAGGGCGGGCTGGCGGTGATCCCGCACCCGTTCCAGGAGTCTCGTCACGGCGTGATGGCCCGGATCTCCCGCGAGGAACTCGCCGAGGCCGACGCCATCGAGGTCTACAACTCGCGACTGTTTACCGGGCGAGCGAACCGCCAGGCCAAGCGGTTCGCCACGTCCCGCGATCTGCCGATGACGGCGGGCAGCGACGCCCACATCAGCGAGATGGTCGGACAGGCGGTCACCCGCGTCGACGCCGACGAGGGGTCCGCCGACGCGATCCTCGAGGCGGTCCGCGAGGGGAAGACCTCGGTCGAAGGAAAACGGACGCCGTGGCACATCAGCTTCCGGCAGTTCAGCGGCGGCGTCACGCGGCGCATCAGGAACACCGTTCTGGGGCTGCTCCGATGA
- a CDS encoding asparagine synthase C-terminal domain-containing protein, translating into MTLRGADPDTVREAVESGDPLPGTFGFAGEVDGRLVRDVLGRIPLFVEREPDESPDRQWAFEPAALEDPVRFPSGSVSRSAGADPERVWSLPEPTPESDPDAALDALDRAIRTATDQVRSDDCAVAFSGGVDSALVAEVLDAPLYVVGFPDSHDVEAARTAAAAMDRELTVVELEPADLERAVPEVARAIGRTNAMDVQIALPLYLVGERVAADGYETLAVGQGADELFGGYEKVVRLDHRVEAETVRGAVREQILSLPGQLPRDVRAIEAAGLEPVTPLLHDAVIDAALQLPDELLADEKTRKRGFRRVAAQYLPEEVSSRDKKAVQYGSLVARELDRLARQAGYKRRMDDHVTKYVESLLEAE; encoded by the coding sequence ATGACGCTTCGCGGCGCCGATCCCGACACCGTCCGCGAGGCCGTCGAGTCCGGCGACCCGTTGCCCGGAACGTTCGGCTTCGCCGGCGAGGTCGACGGCCGCCTCGTCCGGGACGTGCTCGGACGGATCCCGCTGTTCGTCGAACGCGAGCCCGACGAGTCGCCGGACCGGCAATGGGCGTTCGAACCGGCCGCCCTCGAGGATCCGGTTCGCTTTCCTTCGGGGTCGGTCTCGCGGTCGGCCGGAGCCGACCCGGAGCGCGTCTGGTCGCTTCCCGAACCGACGCCCGAGAGCGATCCGGACGCCGCCCTCGACGCTCTCGACCGAGCGATTCGGACGGCCACGGATCAGGTTCGGTCCGACGACTGCGCCGTCGCGTTCTCCGGCGGCGTCGACTCGGCGCTGGTGGCCGAAGTACTCGACGCACCGCTCTACGTCGTCGGTTTTCCGGATAGCCACGACGTCGAAGCCGCACGCACGGCCGCAGCGGCGATGGATCGCGAGCTCACGGTCGTCGAACTCGAGCCCGCGGACCTCGAGCGAGCGGTCCCGGAGGTCGCTCGAGCGATCGGGCGGACGAACGCGATGGACGTCCAGATCGCGCTTCCGCTGTATCTCGTCGGCGAGCGCGTCGCCGCCGACGGCTACGAGACGCTGGCGGTCGGACAGGGCGCCGACGAACTGTTCGGCGGCTACGAGAAGGTCGTCCGACTCGATCACCGCGTCGAGGCCGAGACGGTTCGCGGTGCGGTCCGCGAGCAGATTCTCAGCCTGCCCGGACAGCTACCGCGAGACGTGCGTGCGATCGAGGCTGCGGGGCTCGAGCCCGTGACACCGCTGCTCCACGACGCCGTGATCGACGCGGCGCTACAGTTACCGGACGAGCTACTGGCCGACGAGAAGACCCGGAAACGAGGCTTCAGACGCGTGGCGGCGCAGTACCTTCCCGAAGAAGTTTCGAGCCGGGACAAGAAGGCGGTCCAGTACGGCAGTCTCGTCGCCCGCGAACTCGACCGACTCGCTCGCCAGGCCGGCTACAAGCGCCGGATGGACGACCACGTTACGAAGTACGTCGAGTCGCTGCTCGAGGCCGAGTGA
- a CDS encoding cupin domain-containing protein, with translation MTLDRYADALADLEPADGEVETAELVVTDDVLVKAFALGPGATLEPHEHGDSTNVFHVLEGTVTVLQDGEREQIEAPGVALHERGVDHGAENETDETVVFTASLCPLPS, from the coding sequence ATGACGCTCGACAGATACGCCGACGCGCTCGCAGACCTCGAGCCGGCCGACGGCGAGGTCGAAACCGCGGAACTGGTCGTCACCGACGACGTACTCGTCAAGGCGTTCGCGCTCGGACCGGGCGCGACGCTCGAGCCGCACGAACACGGCGACAGCACGAACGTGTTCCACGTCCTCGAGGGGACAGTGACGGTCCTCCAGGACGGAGAACGAGAACAGATCGAGGCGCCCGGCGTCGCGTTGCACGAGCGCGGCGTCGATCACGGCGCCGAAAACGAGACCGACGAGACGGTGGTCTTCACCGCGAGTCTCTGCCCGCTGCCGTCGTAG